The following proteins come from a genomic window of Sphingosinicella flava:
- a CDS encoding DUF2309 domain-containing protein, whose amino-acid sequence MNMMAPLTAVAPVLTRTEAASLVALAARTVSPLWPLESAIAVNPLSGFEELPFEEAVTVAARHFGARESLPLASWRTLLKAGKVQERALRDAAIQKLGGLNRAFELIGPDVSRLDLLMARLLHLPGGDEMGVSAHLAPDAAFIAKWCAAFFDLAQAASPMPYRDLGLYRAVLAIAGQDPEFGKLAGEAGRQLLLSVPRDPLEAIAEGLAALGVAQGEEQGRLAAYVARLPGWAGHIRWRNEYADSDISEVAPAGMADLLALWMLLERAGAVSPIPEARKAEDVSKALAAHFNLTSDMLASLTQAGRARFDEIAGMDGGALGSIFLTAAEWTYRNALMPQLQSAARAPVSAEAPEAQLVFCIDVRSEPFRKALEDQGRYETFGYAGFFGLPIALHPLGETRRKRLLPVLLSPQHDVAEGAVPGRERDAATLAMKSEQAKQTVGLFDTVKQGTATAFATAEATGPVAGLLMAARTIAPNLAKRIAVALMPPRADVLAPTLSQSGSDLHSPFTLEDKIGYALALFKLTGLSQKTARLVALVGHGGSAVNNPYSAALDCGACGGHAGGHNARILAAILNDPEVRSGMARKGVTLPESTVFIAAEHNTTTDEITLFDQADVPDSHEGDLTALMDSLAKAGAVNRERRARLLDRSAAELLTGAVHWGEIRPEWGLSGNAAFIVAPRSLTSHIDLGGRAFLHSYDWEADGEGTALATILTAPMVVAQWINCQYFFSTVDNERYGSGDKVTQNVVGGIGVVQGNGGDLRIGLPRQSLFTDDGVPFHVPQRLLTIVLAPFDRVEAVVASNDILARLFGNGWVTLVVIDPHTGKALRWRRDSELAGISFSKSADNLEINS is encoded by the coding sequence ATGAACATGATGGCTCCCCTCACTGCCGTTGCGCCAGTCCTGACCCGGACCGAAGCGGCGAGCCTGGTGGCCTTGGCGGCACGCACGGTCTCCCCGTTATGGCCGCTCGAAAGCGCCATCGCCGTCAATCCCCTGTCCGGTTTCGAAGAGCTTCCCTTCGAGGAAGCCGTCACGGTCGCAGCGCGGCATTTCGGCGCGCGCGAAAGCCTGCCGCTCGCTTCGTGGCGCACGCTCCTCAAGGCCGGAAAGGTCCAGGAACGCGCTCTGCGCGATGCCGCGATCCAGAAGCTCGGCGGGCTAAATCGCGCTTTCGAGCTGATCGGGCCCGACGTGTCGCGATTGGACTTGCTGATGGCCCGTCTTCTCCATCTGCCCGGCGGAGATGAAATGGGGGTGTCTGCTCACTTGGCGCCCGATGCGGCCTTCATCGCCAAGTGGTGCGCGGCCTTCTTCGATCTGGCTCAGGCGGCAAGCCCGATGCCTTATCGCGACCTTGGCTTGTATCGGGCGGTGCTCGCCATCGCCGGACAGGATCCCGAATTTGGGAAACTGGCCGGCGAAGCTGGCCGGCAGTTGCTGCTGAGCGTGCCGCGCGACCCACTCGAGGCCATTGCCGAGGGGCTAGCGGCGCTCGGCGTTGCGCAAGGCGAGGAACAGGGCCGGCTTGCGGCCTATGTCGCCCGCCTTCCCGGCTGGGCCGGACATATCAGGTGGCGCAACGAATATGCGGACTCCGATATTAGCGAGGTCGCACCGGCTGGAATGGCCGATCTGCTTGCGCTGTGGATGCTGCTGGAAAGGGCAGGGGCCGTCTCGCCTATTCCGGAAGCGCGGAAAGCCGAAGACGTTTCCAAGGCATTGGCGGCACATTTCAACCTCACGTCCGACATGCTGGCGAGCCTGACCCAGGCAGGACGCGCCCGGTTCGACGAGATTGCGGGCATGGACGGGGGCGCGCTTGGAAGCATTTTCCTGACGGCTGCCGAATGGACCTATCGCAATGCCTTGATGCCGCAGCTGCAGTCGGCTGCAAGGGCGCCCGTCTCAGCCGAAGCGCCCGAGGCTCAGCTGGTATTCTGCATCGATGTGCGTTCGGAACCGTTCCGCAAGGCGCTGGAGGACCAGGGCCGTTATGAAACCTTTGGTTATGCCGGTTTCTTTGGTCTGCCGATCGCCCTTCATCCTCTCGGCGAAACGCGGCGCAAACGGCTTCTCCCTGTGCTTCTGTCCCCCCAACACGATGTGGCGGAAGGTGCCGTTCCAGGCCGCGAAAGGGACGCAGCAACGCTCGCGATGAAGAGCGAGCAGGCGAAGCAGACCGTTGGTTTGTTCGACACGGTGAAGCAAGGCACGGCAACGGCCTTCGCGACGGCGGAGGCCACCGGACCGGTGGCCGGCCTGCTAATGGCCGCCCGTACGATCGCACCGAATTTGGCCAAGCGCATCGCGGTGGCGCTGATGCCACCTAGGGCTGATGTCCTGGCTCCCACTCTCAGCCAATCCGGCTCCGATTTGCACTCGCCCTTCACGTTGGAGGACAAGATCGGCTACGCGCTCGCCTTGTTCAAACTCACGGGCCTTTCGCAAAAGACGGCACGGCTGGTGGCCCTGGTTGGCCATGGCGGCAGCGCGGTGAACAACCCCTATTCAGCCGCGCTCGATTGCGGCGCCTGCGGCGGTCATGCCGGGGGGCACAATGCTCGCATTCTGGCGGCCATTCTCAATGACCCAGAAGTGCGCTCCGGCATGGCCCGAAAAGGCGTGACGCTTCCGGAAAGCACCGTCTTTATCGCCGCCGAGCATAATACGACGACGGACGAAATTACCCTGTTCGATCAGGCGGACGTGCCGGACAGCCATGAAGGCGATTTGACGGCGCTGATGGACAGCCTTGCGAAGGCAGGCGCCGTCAACCGGGAGCGGCGCGCGCGCCTGCTCGACCGGTCTGCCGCCGAACTGCTCACCGGCGCTGTCCATTGGGGCGAGATCAGGCCGGAATGGGGCCTGTCCGGCAATGCGGCCTTCATCGTCGCCCCCCGTTCCCTCACCAGCCACATCGACCTTGGCGGTCGCGCCTTCCTGCACAGTTACGATTGGGAAGCCGACGGCGAAGGCACGGCACTTGCCACGATCCTCACCGCGCCGATGGTGGTGGCGCAGTGGATCAACTGCCAATATTTCTTCTCGACCGTCGACAATGAACGCTACGGATCGGGCGACAAGGTGACGCAGAATGTCGTCGGGGGCATTGGCGTCGTGCAAGGCAATGGCGGCGACCTCAGGATAGGGCTGCCCAGGCAATCCCTGTTCACCGACGATGGCGTGCCGTTCCATGTGCCCCAGCGATTGCTGACGATCGTCCTCGCCCCCTTTGATCGCGTCGAAGCCGTGGTCGCATCGAACGACATCCTCGCCCGCCTGTTCGGCAACGGATGGGTCACTTTGGTGGTCATCGATCCACATACCGGCAAGGCATTGCGGTGGCGCCGGGACAGCGAACTTGCCGGGATCAGCTTCTCAAAATCCGCCGACAATTTGGAGATCAACTCATGA
- the serS gene encoding serine--tRNA ligase has translation MLSLAFIRENRGVVDKAIADKNVAVDLDALLALDAEVREAKTKVDRLRAERNAISDSFKSADPAERPALGAKAKAIGAEIAEIEGGLSEKSDALNALLLRLPGIPWEGAPVGPDENSNIVVRQEGRVPQFDFEPRDHVALIEMNDWADLGRITQVSGSRQYCLKGRLALLEQALMFWAQQRLSAEGFTMMTVPALARPSAFVATGHFPGHEEEAYEIPKDELYLAGTGEIALTSLHSGEILEAQQLPILYAGYSPCFRREAGSAGRDVRGLLRVHQFYKLEQYVICEDDPEVSAGWHAKLLANAEMLLNDLEIPYQVIEASTGDMGLGKYRMNDIESWVPSLNKYRETHSCSTLHDWQARRANLRWRDGERKVRFVHTLNNTALASPRILVPLLENHQTADGRVRLPKALQPLMGGEFL, from the coding sequence ATGCTCAGCCTTGCTTTCATCCGGGAGAATCGCGGCGTCGTCGATAAGGCGATTGCCGACAAGAATGTCGCCGTCGATCTGGACGCGCTGCTGGCGTTGGACGCTGAAGTGCGGGAGGCGAAGACGAAGGTCGACCGTTTGCGGGCCGAGCGCAATGCGATCAGCGACAGCTTCAAGTCGGCCGATCCGGCGGAGCGTCCGGCGCTCGGCGCCAAGGCCAAGGCGATCGGCGCGGAAATCGCGGAGATCGAAGGCGGCCTTTCTGAAAAAAGCGACGCGCTAAACGCCCTGCTGCTGCGTCTGCCGGGCATTCCGTGGGAGGGGGCGCCGGTCGGTCCGGACGAAAATTCCAACATCGTCGTTCGTCAGGAAGGCCGGGTGCCGCAGTTCGACTTCGAGCCGCGCGACCATGTCGCGCTGATCGAGATGAACGATTGGGCCGATCTCGGCCGCATCACCCAGGTTTCGGGATCTCGTCAATATTGCTTGAAGGGGCGGCTCGCGCTGCTCGAGCAGGCCCTGATGTTCTGGGCGCAACAGCGGCTGTCGGCCGAGGGTTTCACGATGATGACGGTGCCTGCGCTCGCGCGCCCGTCCGCATTCGTCGCGACGGGGCACTTCCCGGGGCATGAGGAAGAAGCCTACGAAATTCCGAAGGACGAGCTTTACCTCGCGGGGACGGGCGAGATTGCGCTCACCAGCCTTCACAGCGGCGAGATACTCGAAGCGCAGCAGCTGCCCATTCTCTATGCCGGTTACTCGCCCTGCTTCCGCCGCGAGGCGGGGAGCGCGGGCCGCGACGTGCGGGGCCTTCTGCGCGTCCACCAATTCTACAAGCTCGAGCAATATGTGATCTGCGAGGACGATCCGGAGGTGTCCGCCGGGTGGCACGCGAAGTTGCTCGCCAACGCCGAAATGCTGCTCAACGATCTTGAGATTCCCTATCAGGTGATCGAGGCGTCGACCGGCGACATGGGTCTCGGCAAATATCGCATGAACGATATCGAAAGCTGGGTGCCTTCTTTAAATAAGTATCGCGAGACGCACAGCTGCTCGACCCTGCACGACTGGCAAGCGCGCCGCGCGAATCTGCGCTGGCGGGACGGTGAGCGGAAGGTGCGCTTCGTGCACACACTCAACAATACGGCGCTTGCTTCCCCCCGCATCCTCGTGCCGCTGCTCGAAAATCATCAGACCGCCGATGGCCGGGTCCGCCTGCCCAAGGCGCTGCAGCCGCTGATGGGCGGCGAGTTCCTTTAG
- a CDS encoding LysR substrate-binding domain-containing protein, producing the protein MPGTRCLDLDLLRCFVTIAETGSFTRAGDRLGRTQSTISLQVKRLEDQIGRAVFIRTPRSLALTSEGEKLLGPARQLLRLNDAAIAEMFEPDMTGRVRIGVPEDFATAHLPVVLAAFAKAHPLVELEVTCDLTLNLLDKFHDGGFDLVLVKREPSAPLEGVRVWREPLVWVARDQLAATGLETVPLVVSPEPCVYRKRAMDALQAMGRKWRVAYTSTSLAGSQSAVNAGLGITVLPREMVPTYLTPIIDDPELPPLYDTEIALIEAPGLSQTAHRLAQHIVTALERGA; encoded by the coding sequence ATGCCTGGAACCCGATGCCTCGATCTCGACCTGCTCCGCTGCTTCGTCACTATCGCCGAAACCGGCAGCTTCACGCGGGCGGGCGATCGTCTCGGTCGAACCCAGTCGACCATCAGCTTGCAGGTCAAGCGGCTGGAGGATCAAATCGGGCGCGCCGTGTTCATTCGGACGCCGCGTTCGCTCGCACTGACGTCGGAAGGGGAAAAGCTGCTTGGACCGGCGCGGCAGCTTCTGCGCTTGAACGACGCTGCCATTGCCGAGATGTTCGAGCCCGACATGACCGGCAGGGTCCGGATCGGCGTGCCGGAGGATTTTGCGACGGCGCACCTGCCGGTCGTTCTCGCCGCCTTCGCCAAGGCGCATCCCTTGGTCGAGCTTGAAGTCACTTGCGATCTCACGCTCAATCTTTTGGATAAGTTCCATGACGGCGGGTTCGACCTCGTCCTGGTGAAGCGGGAGCCCTCAGCGCCGCTGGAAGGCGTCAGGGTATGGCGCGAGCCTCTGGTCTGGGTGGCCCGCGATCAACTCGCGGCTACCGGGTTGGAAACGGTGCCTTTGGTGGTTTCGCCCGAGCCCTGCGTCTACCGCAAACGCGCCATGGATGCCCTGCAAGCGATGGGCCGCAAATGGCGCGTCGCTTATACCTCGACCAGCCTTGCGGGAAGTCAGTCGGCGGTGAACGCAGGCCTCGGTATCACCGTGCTGCCAAGGGAGATGGTGCCAACCTACCTGACGCCGATTATCGACGATCCCGAGCTGCCCCCGCTTTACGATACAGAAATAGCGCTTATCGAGGCTCCGGGGCTTTCCCAAACGGCGCACCGTCTCGCCCAACATATCGTCACGGCGCTTGAACGCGGGGCCTGA
- a CDS encoding JAB domain-containing protein — MEALLRITWPLEAARRAEHLIATFGSIEALLDAHPDEQMPHCGDWRTVSLLQAVRAVALETRRARLTAGPVLSDSHALIDYLSIAMARDHAEHLRVLCLDSDNCLLAEEIVGIGTVQEVALHPREIIRPALRVNATALILVHNHPSGSAEPSKADILATQRLAAAAGLLGIAVHDHVIIARSSWRSFRALGLIK; from the coding sequence CTGGAAGCGCTCCTCCGCATCACTTGGCCGCTCGAGGCCGCGCGACGCGCCGAACATCTGATCGCGACCTTCGGCTCGATCGAGGCGCTGCTCGACGCCCACCCCGACGAACAAATGCCGCATTGCGGGGACTGGCGCACCGTCAGCCTCCTCCAAGCGGTGCGCGCGGTCGCGCTCGAAACGCGCCGCGCTCGCTTAACCGCGGGTCCGGTGCTTTCCGATTCCCACGCGCTCATCGATTATCTCAGCATTGCGATGGCACGCGATCATGCCGAACATCTGCGCGTCCTGTGCCTGGACAGCGACAACTGCCTGCTCGCGGAGGAGATTGTCGGCATCGGGACCGTTCAGGAAGTGGCCCTTCATCCCCGCGAGATCATCCGGCCAGCCCTCCGGGTGAACGCCACCGCCCTCATCCTCGTTCACAACCATCCATCGGGCAGCGCGGAACCGAGCAAGGCCGACATCCTCGCGACGCAGCGGCTGGCGGCGGCGGCGGGCCTGCTTGGCATCGCGGTCCACGACCATGTCATCATCGCACGATCGAGTTGGCGCAGCTTTCGCGCGCTGGGCCTCATCAAATGA
- a CDS encoding proton-conducting transporter transmembrane domain-containing protein, translating to MAILTLFVAAVVATFSLHYMRADRRSARFFALFGLLTASILVFLFTGNLIVMAVGWCASGQLLAALVGHRSGWNEARMSERRMRMTFMAGDAALLAGLGILALWAGSPDIEAVLVAASAMPASLTGAAAMLLVAAAAVRCALPPFSGWLLSSMAAPTPVSALMHAGLVNAGGFLLIRFAPILEAAPAARAVAVAAGLGAALYGAGIMMVRPDVKRALAGSTISQMGFMIMSCGLGAYAAALWHIIAHGLFKAALFLGSGSGVGIKSGGAVTPVSNRSALLTMTGTLAAAVLLVGSGQGGASLMPLLLGIATALVTLIAFLGGRSAARGKLPLIAGLAVLIIFHTLGLTLSRAAAGSDAPPLMPDWALLLLLAVFFGSWAWQQRRLSNGTALPIPLYVRLINAGTLTAGKGEPK from the coding sequence ATGGCGATTTTGACGCTTTTCGTGGCTGCAGTGGTCGCGACCTTTTCACTGCACTACATGCGAGCGGATCGGCGATCCGCTCGCTTCTTTGCGTTATTCGGCCTGCTGACCGCCAGCATATTGGTCTTTCTCTTCACCGGAAATCTAATTGTCATGGCCGTTGGCTGGTGCGCCAGCGGCCAGTTGCTCGCCGCTTTGGTCGGCCACCGTTCCGGCTGGAACGAAGCGCGGATGTCCGAGCGCCGCATGAGGATGACCTTCATGGCGGGCGATGCGGCCTTGCTCGCAGGGCTCGGCATTCTCGCCCTGTGGGCCGGTTCTCCAGATATTGAAGCGGTACTCGTTGCAGCATCGGCGATGCCTGCTTCGCTAACAGGTGCGGCGGCTATGCTGCTTGTCGCTGCTGCGGCCGTCCGTTGCGCGCTGCCCCCTTTCTCCGGCTGGCTGCTCTCCTCCATGGCTGCGCCGACACCGGTCTCGGCCCTCATGCATGCAGGCCTCGTCAACGCCGGGGGATTTCTGCTGATCCGCTTTGCTCCCATCCTGGAAGCCGCTCCCGCTGCCCGTGCGGTGGCCGTCGCTGCTGGGTTGGGCGCGGCACTCTACGGCGCGGGCATCATGATGGTACGGCCCGATGTGAAGCGCGCGCTGGCCGGTTCCACCATTTCCCAGATGGGTTTCATGATCATGAGCTGCGGGCTTGGCGCCTATGCGGCAGCGCTCTGGCACATCATTGCCCACGGCCTGTTCAAAGCCGCGCTCTTTCTCGGCTCAGGCTCGGGGGTCGGCATCAAGTCCGGCGGTGCGGTGACGCCCGTCTCCAACCGGTCGGCATTGCTGACCATGACGGGAACGCTTGCTGCTGCCGTCCTTCTGGTCGGGTCCGGCCAGGGCGGCGCAAGCCTGATGCCTTTACTCCTCGGCATTGCGACGGCGCTGGTGACGCTGATCGCCTTTCTCGGCGGCAGATCCGCTGCAAGAGGCAAGCTGCCGCTGATCGCGGGATTGGCGGTTCTCATCATTTTTCACACCCTGGGGCTGACGCTTTCCCGAGCCGCAGCCGGTTCCGATGCACCGCCCCTGATGCCCGATTGGGCCCTTCTGCTCCTTCTCGCCGTCTTTTTTGGAAGCTGGGCCTGGCAGCAGCGGCGCCTGTCCAACGGCACCGCTTTGCCCATCCCGCTCTACGTCCGCTTGATCAATGCCGGCACCCTGACTGCTGGCAAAGGAGAACCGAAATGA
- a CDS encoding acyl-CoA thioesterase: MTPFERKITATQDDIDELGHVNNAVWVRWIQDMATAHWTAVADPDHVDAYVWVVTRHEIDYLRAVLPGETVTGHTWVGEAPKGARFDRHVEFVGEDGKPRVRAKTTWAIIDKASGRPIRVPPDVAAPFLK; this comes from the coding sequence ATGACGCCATTCGAGCGCAAGATCACCGCGACCCAGGACGACATCGACGAGCTCGGTCATGTCAACAATGCGGTGTGGGTGCGCTGGATCCAGGACATGGCGACTGCGCATTGGACCGCCGTCGCCGATCCCGATCATGTCGACGCCTATGTCTGGGTCGTGACACGGCACGAGATCGATTATCTGCGCGCTGTGTTGCCCGGGGAAACGGTGACGGGCCACACCTGGGTTGGTGAGGCGCCTAAGGGCGCGCGCTTCGACCGGCACGTGGAATTTGTCGGCGAGGACGGAAAACCGCGCGTCCGCGCCAAAACGACCTGGGCGATCATCGACAAGGCGAGCGGCCGCCCGATCCGCGTGCCGCCGGACGTGGCGGCGCCGTTCCTCAAGTGA
- a CDS encoding P-II family nitrogen regulator, whose protein sequence is MKKIEVVVHAGDHPLVEDLFKTACVGGWTMIRDVAGMGHGGFHQGKTIFNDQSGLVMFVGVADDQAIAEVAQGLARLFEKRPGVTFLSDVEVMRSDYFAAAHG, encoded by the coding sequence TTGAAGAAGATCGAGGTCGTCGTTCATGCAGGCGACCATCCTCTTGTCGAAGATCTGTTTAAAACCGCCTGTGTTGGAGGCTGGACCATGATCCGCGATGTCGCGGGCATGGGCCATGGCGGCTTCCATCAAGGCAAGACCATCTTCAACGATCAGAGCGGGCTCGTCATGTTCGTCGGTGTCGCCGATGACCAGGCGATCGCCGAGGTAGCGCAAGGCCTGGCTCGCTTGTTCGAGAAGCGGCCCGGCGTGACATTCCTCTCGGACGTAGAGGTGATGCGCTCCGATTATTTTGCGGCGGCGCACGGCTGA
- a CDS encoding DUF1134 domain-containing protein: MKSSVLKLVAAAGLILSSPALAQITTIDPNDAGEYEPAVDGQSPQPATPSSYPSSSTTGTDQAPPPAGDYVPVDGGPQESAAPAYQAQQPVQGDAATRASAAVSTAVPRSNVFDAAEGVFGRGAEGLAGLIENILKKQGEPTAYITGREAGGAVVVGLRYGSGTLHHQVQGDSPIYWTGPSVGFDFGADANKVFVLVYNVNDKADMMKRFGAVEGNAFVVGGFNASYLRHGDKVLIPIRMGVGVRLGVNAGYMKFSEKSKWFPL, encoded by the coding sequence ATGAAGTCATCCGTTTTGAAGCTGGTCGCCGCCGCCGGACTGATTTTGTCCAGTCCCGCTTTGGCCCAGATTACGACCATCGATCCCAACGATGCCGGGGAATATGAGCCCGCCGTGGACGGCCAAAGCCCGCAACCCGCGACGCCCTCTTCTTATCCCTCTTCCTCTACCACGGGCACCGATCAGGCTCCGCCCCCGGCCGGGGACTATGTGCCGGTCGACGGGGGGCCGCAGGAAAGCGCGGCGCCCGCTTATCAGGCTCAGCAGCCCGTACAGGGCGATGCCGCGACCCGCGCCAGCGCGGCGGTCAGCACCGCCGTCCCGCGCAGCAATGTCTTCGACGCGGCAGAAGGAGTGTTCGGACGCGGCGCCGAAGGCCTGGCGGGCCTTATCGAAAACATCCTCAAGAAGCAGGGCGAGCCGACCGCCTATATCACCGGCCGCGAAGCGGGCGGCGCGGTGGTCGTCGGCCTGCGCTACGGCTCGGGCACCCTCCATCATCAGGTGCAGGGCGACAGCCCCATTTACTGGACCGGACCGTCGGTCGGTTTCGATTTCGGGGCGGACGCGAACAAGGTCTTCGTCCTCGTGTACAACGTCAACGACAAGGCGGATATGATGAAGCGTTTTGGGGCGGTCGAAGGCAATGCGTTCGTGGTCGGCGGCTTCAACGCCTCCTATCTCCGCCATGGCGACAAGGTGCTGATCCCGATCCGCATGGGCGTCGGCGTCCGCCTCGGCGTCAATGCCGGCTACATGAAATTCTCCGAAAAGAGCAAGTGGTTCCCGCTGTAA
- a CDS encoding hemerythrin domain-containing protein — MPSDKKPDAIALLKEDHRTVEALFKKFEAASGAAAKRKIAAQICLELTVHAQIEEEIFYPACEGKVEEDLIKEAYVEHDAAKVLIAEIEAGGPEDDFHDAKVKVLSEMIEHHVEEEEKRLEGMFSQARKAKLDMDALGDTLRARKEELTGSYKASGLPMPETATFGEVRL; from the coding sequence ATGCCCAGCGACAAGAAGCCCGATGCCATTGCCCTTCTCAAAGAGGATCATCGGACGGTGGAGGCCCTGTTCAAGAAGTTTGAGGCTGCTTCGGGCGCCGCGGCCAAGCGGAAGATCGCGGCGCAAATCTGCCTGGAGCTGACGGTGCATGCTCAGATTGAGGAAGAGATTTTCTACCCGGCCTGTGAAGGCAAGGTGGAGGAGGATCTGATCAAGGAGGCCTATGTCGAACACGATGCCGCCAAGGTATTGATCGCCGAAATCGAGGCCGGCGGACCGGAAGATGATTTCCATGACGCGAAGGTCAAGGTGCTTTCCGAGATGATCGAACATCATGTCGAGGAAGAGGAGAAACGCCTGGAAGGCATGTTTTCCCAAGCGCGCAAAGCGAAACTCGATATGGACGCCCTTGGGGATACCTTGCGCGCACGCAAGGAAGAACTGACAGGCAGCTACAAGGCGTCGGGCTTGCCGATGCCCGAAACAGCCACTTTCGGCGAAGTGCGCCTATAA
- a CDS encoding alpha/beta fold hydrolase yields MTDDKAPPKRLLLREGLSLISRFWRGFGHVGERGPADGQPVFIIPGFLANDRTTLGLQRAFAKAGYRVTGWGMGMNRGARNDTLDILVERLEIFAKGRPVIVIGWSLGGIYAREVAKRRPDLIAKVVTLGSPFSGSLRANNAWRIYELVAGHPVDAPPIDADIPAKPPVPTLALWSRRDGVVAPACSRGLPHESDQQVEIDCTHMGFGVDGKAYPKIVEAVRDFT; encoded by the coding sequence ATGACCGACGACAAGGCCCCACCCAAGCGATTGCTGCTGAGAGAAGGCCTCAGCCTGATCAGCCGCTTCTGGCGCGGCTTCGGTCATGTCGGGGAGAGGGGGCCGGCGGACGGGCAGCCCGTCTTTATCATTCCCGGCTTTCTTGCCAACGACCGGACTACATTGGGTTTGCAACGCGCGTTCGCGAAGGCCGGTTACCGCGTCACCGGTTGGGGCATGGGCATGAATCGCGGCGCGCGCAACGATACGCTGGATATTCTCGTCGAACGGTTGGAGATTTTCGCCAAGGGACGGCCGGTTATTGTGATCGGCTGGAGCCTCGGCGGCATCTACGCCCGGGAGGTGGCAAAGAGGCGGCCCGACCTTATCGCCAAGGTCGTCACCTTGGGGTCGCCTTTTTCCGGCTCATTGCGCGCCAATAATGCATGGCGGATCTACGAACTGGTGGCAGGGCATCCGGTCGATGCACCACCGATCGATGCGGACATACCCGCGAAGCCGCCGGTGCCGACTCTCGCCCTCTGGTCACGCAGAGACGGCGTCGTCGCGCCGGCCTGTTCGCGGGGGCTTCCCCATGAAAGCGACCAGCAGGTCGAGATCGACTGCACGCATATGGGGTTTGGCGTGGACGGCAAGGCCTATCCCAAGATCGTCGAGGCGGTGCGAGACTTCACTTGA
- the ygfZ gene encoding CAF17-like 4Fe-4S cluster assembly/insertion protein YgfZ encodes MPPTTLIDRAVIRLTGEDVRGFLQGLVTNDVSLLTEDTPLWAGLLTPQGKALFDFILWAEDEDVLIDCEADQADALVKRLTLYRLRRPIAIARDDALAVHWSLTGDGAADPRLPELGHRWIAPPGEAAEGWLAHRLSLGVTEGAAELGQDKTLWLECNAAELNGVSFTKGCYVGQENTARMNYRSKVNRRLVVVPAGAAGERTRAHYPDLGLAVEHRRVDDLGNAILPDWLKAALS; translated from the coding sequence ATGCCCCCAACCACCCTCATCGACCGCGCCGTCATCCGCCTGACCGGCGAGGATGTGCGCGGCTTCCTGCAGGGCCTCGTCACCAATGACGTGAGCTTGCTTACTGAAGATACGCCGCTGTGGGCGGGGTTGCTGACGCCGCAGGGCAAGGCGTTGTTCGACTTCATTCTTTGGGCCGAGGATGAAGACGTGCTGATCGATTGCGAAGCGGATCAAGCCGATGCGCTGGTGAAGCGCCTCACCCTTTACCGCCTGCGCCGTCCCATCGCGATCGCGCGGGACGACGCGCTTGCCGTCCATTGGTCGCTGACCGGCGACGGCGCGGCCGACCCCCGCCTGCCGGAACTCGGGCATCGCTGGATCGCGCCGCCGGGCGAAGCGGCGGAAGGCTGGCTCGCCCATCGCCTGTCGCTCGGCGTCACCGAAGGCGCGGCGGAACTGGGGCAGGACAAGACGCTTTGGCTGGAATGCAACGCGGCCGAGCTGAACGGCGTCAGCTTCACCAAGGGCTGTTATGTCGGCCAGGAGAATACGGCGCGAATGAACTACCGGTCCAAGGTCAATCGGCGGCTGGTGGTGGTGCCAGCCGGTGCGGCCGGAGAGCGGACGCGCGCTCATTATCCCGACCTAGGCCTGGCGGTAGAGCACCGCCGCGTCGACGACCTTGGCAACGCCATTCTGCCGGATTGGCTGAAAGCGGCCCTCAGCTGA
- a CDS encoding helix-turn-helix domain-containing protein codes for MNEAAIRVVLAPDRRFPFRRGRPDPQLPSSPAPNSAYHRRVTESGLKRLTDGQKACLRMVYRHMSSKDIARSLGISPHTVDQRLRIAMHTLGVCSRIEAARLLAHHENGAYQPIIYQAPDIASSLSAAEPEPLARSEPEGQADGRHFRQAQAFYSADPMPERRLPLPLRKRGGRHNGLGTKDTLIWVVAIPILAMVAVGMLATGLNVLATLVGFPLANFQ; via the coding sequence ATGAATGAGGCGGCGATCCGAGTCGTTCTTGCGCCGGATCGACGATTTCCTTTCCGGCGAGGCAGGCCCGATCCGCAACTTCCATCTAGCCCTGCGCCAAACTCGGCTTATCATCGCCGCGTGACTGAAAGCGGACTCAAGCGGCTGACGGATGGACAGAAAGCATGCCTGCGCATGGTCTATCGGCATATGTCGTCAAAGGATATCGCCCGCTCCCTTGGCATCTCTCCCCATACCGTCGATCAGCGCCTCAGGATTGCCATGCACACGCTCGGCGTTTGCAGCCGGATCGAAGCTGCGCGCCTGCTCGCGCATCATGAAAACGGGGCATATCAGCCGATAATATATCAAGCGCCGGACATTGCCTCGTCCCTCTCCGCAGCGGAACCCGAACCCCTCGCCCGAAGCGAGCCGGAAGGGCAAGCGGACGGGCGGCATTTCAGGCAGGCGCAAGCCTTTTATTCGGCTGATCCGATGCCTGAACGCCGCCTTCCTTTGCCTCTCCGCAAAAGGGGAGGACGGCATAATGGATTAGGAACCAAGGACACGCTGATCTGGGTCGTGGCGATCCCGATCCTCGCCATGGTGGCGGTCGGCATGCTTGCCACCGGGCTCAACGTTCTCGCGACGCTGGTCGGATTTCCGCTCGCGAATTTTCAATAA